DNA sequence from the Armigeres subalbatus isolate Guangzhou_Male chromosome 1, GZ_Asu_2, whole genome shotgun sequence genome:
AACTACTAAGCGTTAGGAAactcattttactcaaaattgggttattggtccaaagtacggatttgagctaaaacaatccacttttgagtagttttgggtTTCTGTGTACTGCATAATTGCTAATAATCTTTAGCGCTCCACCATTTGAATACTTGATGTCAGCACTTAAATTACTTCTACTATATCCAAAGTAATTTgacaataaattttcaaaattctcagtgttatatgggaacgagaaatttattttaGTGCCACGTATTTCATTATATGGTAATTTGAAGCAACtagaataatagtttctttATCTGTTACGTAGTtaaaaccaataaaaatatGCATAATTACTTTGCGcaactaaaataataaaataaaagctacttgtaaattgaattacagcaccattcatacttgtaaaagaaactacaagccaacgctaataatttctacttgtattttctttatgcaacagttacttgtaaattccactaatattattagtgccgtttacttgtaatattagtcttgtaaattcatacttgtagattcattatgcaacagaaaaatacaagttacaagctactctactaatattattagtaaaatttcgattatgctacaggcccctggagttcctccggaaattgctccTAGAGTTCCTGCAAGGATCTCCAGGATCCTTTAggtttttttcatggatttccctttcttcggaaattcttcttcgTTTTCCATCGGGAACTATTCTTGAAGTTCTTCATAAAGTTCCTATTTGgagttcctccaacaattcaTCTCGGATTTGATCCAGCAATTCCTTGTGGAGCTCCTCATGAAGTTTCTTCAATAGTTCATCTTTTAATTTGTCTAGAAACTTATCTtggagttactccaggaattcaatgacaataataataataactaattCGGTTTATAACAAATgacaattttgaacaaaatgcGACCTAAAGGTCGTAACTGCGCTACTTAAACAACTGACTAACCTCAAAACTCATTTTCCTATTCTTCCAGACCACTTCAACGCGCAGCTCTCGATCAAAACCTCCCAGGGGCCGGACATCGTGTCGACCAAGTTCACCTTCTTCGACTGCAGCACCCATCTGTCCTGTACGCAGTGTGTATCCTCGCAGTTCCCGTGCGATTGGTGCGTGGAGGCGCACCGCTGCACGCACGATACGGCCGAGAACTGCCGCAACGATATCCTCGTGACGGGCATCAGCCGCATCGGGCCCAGCTACCGGTCCGGTCCCGGCTTCTGTCCGACCATCAACGTTACCAGCGACGGACCGGAGATCCTGGTTCCGGCCAAGTCGAAAAAGTCCGTCAAGGTCAAAGTGCATATCATCGGTCAATTCATCGTGCAGACGAGGTTCGTGTGTCAATTCAATGTGGAGGGTAGGGTTACCAGCGTCAACGCGCAGCTGCTCGGCGACACGATCTACTGTGATGCCATGGATTTCACGTACGCGGCCAAAACGCCGAAACTGACGGCCACCTTCGCCGTCATCTGGGGAGGTTCCAAGCCATTAGACAATCCTAATAATATTCATGGTGAGTTGAACTTTGAAGCGCAGCATAATTCGAATACTGAATCGTTTCTTTCTTCCAGTCGTAATTTATCGCTGTAGAGAAATGGCCGATAGTTGTGGTGTTTGTTTGGCGTTAGATGACAAATATAAGTGTGGTTGGTGTTCGTCGTCCAATACGTGTGAGGTAGAGGATCATTGTGGCATATCGGGCAAAGTGGAAGGCCAGGAGAAGAAGGACTGGTTGAACAACCAGCAGACGTGTCCCAATCCGGAGATTCATTCGTTCGACCCGAAGACGGGACCATGGGAAGGCGGAACGAACATCACCATTAGGGGTATCAATCTGGGGAAGAAATTCGAGGACGTGTACGGGGGGATCAAGATCGCCGGGATCGACTGTATGCCCTTCCGGGAGTTGTACGTGCAGACGAAGGAGATCGTTTGCAAGGTGGATGGGCCGGGAGTCAAGAGTCACCGATCCGGGCGAGTCGTGGTGCAGATTTCAGATTTCAGGGGTGAGTCAACGTATGATTTCGTATTTGTGGATCCGGAGATTACGGACTTCGGACCAAAGTTTGGACCGATCGCGGGTGGAACGATTATTAAGATCGTGGGGAAGGACTTGAATACCGGCAGCAGGGTGAATGCATTCCTCGACCAGCACCCGTGTGAGATTTTAAGGTAAGCTAATTAATCGTAAACTTTAATAAGTTCATCAATTGATTCCTGTTATTTTCCACAGTACTGATGAAAATGAGGCTACGTGTAGAACAACGGAAGTTGGCAATCAAATGCAAGCAAAACTGCGGATGGAATTCGACAATGGTGGTCGGGAGTTCAACGGCGATTTGTTCGAATATGTGGCGAATCCTTCGATCGACTACGTCACATCTGGTGACCCTGGACAAACGAGAATCGCTAGAGGTTCGTTGCTTAACATTCTTGAAATAGAACAACATTCTCAACAACAATCTTCCATTCCACAGGAATCCCCGCCGGCGGTATCAAAATCTACGTAATGGGTCAAAACTTCTTCTCGATCGAGAAGCCAAAGATCTACGTGTACTATCGCAACCAAATCTTCCTCAACGAGTGCAAGTCGGTCTCGAACAAGGAAATGCACTGCTCCTCTCCGGAAATAGATCTGCAAGAAGACGACACATTCCAGTCGGACGAACCGCTTCAGCTCGAATACGGATTCATCATGGATGAGGTGAAATCGGTTCAGAACCTTTCCACGAAACTGGGTAGCAAGTTCGAGCTGTGTCCAAATCCGGTGTACTACAAATTCGAAGAAAACCTGAAGCACTTCAACAGCGAGTACTTGACGATCAATGGGCGCAATCTGGATCGGGCTTGCAAGGAAAGCGATGTGATAGTCAAGATCGGTGATAATGCCATTTGCAACATTACCTCGTTGTCGCGGCATCAGCTGACCTGCCGTCCGCCGATGAACCAGGAGAACAAGAAGGTCAACGTCAAGGTCATCATCGGCAACTCGCTGGAGTACGACATCGGCCAGATGAGCTACTCCTCTGCTAGCATACTGCCATCAATCAACAATAAGCTTATGACGTTGATTATTGCGAGTGGTTTGGTCATCTTCCTAGTGATTTTCGTTGGGTTGGTCGTCGCGTACCGGAAGAAGACGAGCGAAAACAATCGTGTACTGAGGAACATGCAGGAACAGATGGACATTCTCGAGCTGCGGGTGGCGGCCGAATGCAAAGAGGCCTTTGCTGAGTTGCAGACTGAGATGACGGATCTGGGAGGCGACATCACTTCCGGTGGTATTCCTTATCTGGATTACAGGACGTACGCGATGAAAATTCTGTTTCCCAATCATGACGATCACGTGGTACTGCAGTGGGAGAAACCCGAACTCCTGCGTAAGGAGAAGGGTCTGAGGCTATTCGGACAGTTGGTTATGAATAAGACATTCTTGCTGTTGTTCATCCGGACACTGGAGAGTAATCGATACTTCTCGATGCGGGAGCGTGTCAACGTGGCCTCGCTGATTATGGTAACGCTGCAGAGTAAACTGGAATATTGCACGGATATTTTGAAGACGTTGCTCGCGGAACTGATCGAAAAGTGTATTGACGGTAAGAGCCACCCTAAGTTGCTTCTACGGAGAACGGAATCCGTAGCGGAGAAGATGCTGTCAGCGTGGTTCACTTTCCTGTTGTacaagtttctgaaggaatgcgCCGGTGAGCCGCTGTACATGTTGTTCCGTGCAGTGAAAGGTCAGATTGATAAGGGTCCAGTGGATTCGATCACGCATGAAGCAAGGTACTCGCTCAGTGAAGAAAAGTTGATTCGGCAGATGATCGAGTTCAAGGTTTTGACTGTGTACGCCAGCATAACGCAACCTCCAATTTTGTGCAATAATATCGAAATGATTCCGACCAATACGGAGAACATTCCGGTGAAGGTGTTGGACTGCGACAGCGTCGGACAGGTGAAGGAGAAATGTTTGGATACGATCTACAAGGCGATTCCGTGGAGTCAGCGTCCGCGGAAGGAAGATCTGGACCTCGAATGGCGCACCGGAAGCACCGGCCGCGTGATCCTCTACGACGAGGACTCTACCTCCAAGACTGATGGCGAGTGGAAGAAGCTCAACACATTGCATCACTATCGCGTGAACGACGGCGCCTGCCTGAGCCTGGTGCCGAAGGAAAGCTCCATCTACAACATCACCCTGATAGGGGGcgataaatactcggagaaaATCCACAAATACGAAACACTAAACATATCGAAGTACGTGTCCCCGTCGCCGCCATTCAGCCGGGCCGGCAGTCCCATGAACGTGGACATGCAGGAGAACAGCATCAAGTACTGGCACCTGGTGAAGCACCACGACAGCGACGGCTCGAAGGAGGGCGAACGGGTCAACAAGATGGTCTCGGAGATCTACCTGACCCGGCTGCTAGCCACCAAGGTAAGTGATGGTTTCGGGATTTAGCTACTAAGGATTTCTAAGGGAAGTGAGAGTGAGAGCCTGTAGTTTAATACTGTGGTCTGGGTATTCAAGTTTCATCTCATCTTAAGACATTTCAAGACAGTTTCCTTAAAAGCtttccaaatattttcaaattcaacAATGCGCATTAGACAAAAgttgaaattcttttttttttgagtttatGGATCTAAATTGTTCAGATAAGATGGAACGCTAATATTAGTTTCTAATTTAGATTCACAAGAGACAAATGAATTGcatattcggcaactcggccgtacgattgttgttgttgtttgagGTCGAATTTTAATCTCAGTTGGTTTTGTATCGAGCTCAGTTGTCTTGGTAGACAAATTCGTCTgagctccagaatgatttggagaacttaaaaCATTCGGTTTGGGCATATCTAGATCGTAGATAATGTACATGGCATCTAAGGGTCTGTTGGCTATTGGTTTCGTAACAAGCGTAATTGGCCTGGAAAACCAAGGCTTTGAAATCCAGAtaggtttggagaacctagaacatctgtagaaaTGTTGTCTGTATTCATTATTCGTCATCTATGAAATAGTATTgggtatagatagtggaatatatagatgagcgaagataaatcctctgtctctaaacgaactgtcaaacgtgtctccaaacgagcatgacgtcacgatttcaatggaaacgttaaggactgtgacgtcatatgcgcgtgtgcacgggcaaaaaaaatcaactcagCCACGCTtttgctcatctatagattctactatctatatatAGTATTGGGTAcatttctgagaaaaaaaaacagcaataaaaataACCAATAACCAGGTTAAAAGATTTATTATttcaaatgcaaatgttacaaagaAGTTCTTAGAGCTTAACAAGCGAGCTCTTTGTACATATATTGGTCTAGTAACTGGGCACTGTCCGTGCAGATATCATTTAACAAGCTCCGAATGATATATGTCGCTTTCGTAATATTGAAAGCAAAACATTGGAACATCTGACGctaatggggccctccttagccgtgcggtaagacgcgcggctacaaagcaagaccatgctgagggtggctgggttcgattcccggtgttggtctagtcaattttcggattggaaattgtctcgagtttcctgggcataaaagtatcgtcgtgttagcctcatgaaattcgaatgcagaaatggtaacttggcttagaaacctcgtagttaataactgtagaagtgcttaatgctaggcggctctgtc
Encoded proteins:
- the LOC134207908 gene encoding plexin-A2 isoform X2, which encodes MERIQWCGIILIILIKILCAQPLANSNFPLKGANGTENLSSRLVSQIVFNSTLNHLAVDRTTGMVYVGAVNKLYQISSDLNIIAAVTTGPHNDSNECSILECPTDIVRRPTDNWNKVLLIDQSASNLIVCGSLFQGICHIRSLQNVSIIEHEVQEAVVANVANASTVAFIAPGPPVPSENNVFYVGVTFTGNSPYRSEIPAVASRSLARDKLFQIASSAVTTGTRIFVNSYARESFLINYVYGFSSERFSYFLTTQHKSSAHNTPKELITKLVRICQDDSNYYSYTEIPVDCISESTKFNVVNAAHVGKPGPDLAENLGITTEDDVLFAVFSDSNDSKNANKSALCIYSLKAIRRKFMQNIKSCFNGIGQRGLDYISVNMPCVPTKLQTISEDFCGLDVNSPLGGEQAIASIPVLLSELKMTSIAVTTTSNFSVVFIGTLTGQLKKVVVESSGSAQQYALMNVDVGSRIQPDMYLDTVKYDLYLMSKHKLFKIKVYDCSVYTTCVACLSAKDPFCGWCSLENKCSPKSECQDNFKDPLSWLSYKSGKCTTITSVSPSQLQRTTARTLELMIENLPNLKEPLVCAFTFANMEKPIITNATKKRNGVNCTTPRTDLLPQIGYGKNHFNAQLSIKTSQGPDIVSTKFTFFDCSTHLSCTQCVSSQFPCDWCVEAHRCTHDTAENCRNDILVTGISRIGPSYRSGPGFCPTINVTSDGPEILVPAKSKKSVKVKVHIIGQFIVQTRFVCQFNVEGRVTSVNAQLLGDTIYCDAMDFTYAAKTPKLTATFAVIWGGSKPLDNPNNIHVVIYRCREMADSCGVCLALDDKYKCGWCSSSNTCEVEDHCGISGKVEGQEKKDWLNNQQTCPNPEIHSFDPKTGPWEGGTNITIRGINLGKKFEDVYGGIKIAGIDCMPFRELYVQTKEIVCKVDGPGVKSHRSGRVVVQISDFRGESTYDFVFVDPEITDFGPKFGPIAGGTIIKIVGKDLNTGSRVNAFLDQHPCEILSTDENEATCRTTEVGNQMQAKLRMEFDNGGREFNGDLFEYVANPSIDYVTSGDPGQTRIARGIPAGGIKIYVMGQNFFSIEKPKIYVYYRNQIFLNECKSVSNKEMHCSSPEIDLQEDDTFQSDEPLQLEYGFIMDEVKSVQNLSTKLGSKFELCPNPVYYKFEENLKHFNSEYLTINGRNLDRACKESDVIVKIGDNAICNITSLSRHQLTCRPPMNQENKKVNVKVIIGNSLEYDIGQMSYSSASILPSINNKLMTLIIASGLVIFLVIFVGLVVAYRKKTSENNRVLRNMQEQMDILELRVAAECKEAFAELQTEMTDLGGDITSGGIPYLDYRTYAMKILFPNHDDHVVLQWEKPELLRKEKGLRLFGQLVMNKTFLLLFIRTLESNRYFSMRERVNVASLIMVTLQSKLEYCTDILKTLLAELIEKCIDGKSHPKLLLRRTESVAEKMLSAWFTFLLYKFLKECAGEPLYMLFRAVKGQIDKGPVDSITHEARYSLSEEKLIRQMIEFKVLTVYASITQPPILCNNIEMIPTNTENIPVKVLDCDSVGQVKEKCLDTIYKAIPWSQRPRKEDLDLEWRTGSTGRVILYDEDSTSKTDGEWKKLNTLHHYRVNDGACLSLVPKESSIYNITLIGGDKYSEKIHKYETLNISKYVSPSPPFSRAGSPMNVDMQENSIKYWHLVKHHDSDGSKEGERVNKMVSEIYLTRLLATKGTLQKFVDDLFETIFSTAHRGSALPLAIKYMFDFLDDQAVLHGIIDPEVVHTWKSNSLPLRFWVNLIKNPNFVFDIHKSNIVDSCLSVVAQTFMDSCSTSDHRLGKDSPSSKLLYAKDIPSYRDWVERYYKDIREMAAISDQDMNAMLAEESRLHTTEFNTNCALHELYQYAVKYNEQLTVTLEEDEFSQKQRLAYKLEQVHCIMSGE
- the LOC134207908 gene encoding plexin-A2 isoform X1, encoding MTTKFIAMERIQWCGIILIILIKILCAQPLANSNFPLKGANGTENLSSRLVSQIVFNSTLNHLAVDRTTGMVYVGAVNKLYQISSDLNIIAAVTTGPHNDSNECSILECPTDIVRRPTDNWNKVLLIDQSASNLIVCGSLFQGICHIRSLQNVSIIEHEVQEAVVANVANASTVAFIAPGPPVPSENNVFYVGVTFTGNSPYRSEIPAVASRSLARDKLFQIASSAVTTGTRIFVNSYARESFLINYVYGFSSERFSYFLTTQHKSSAHNTPKELITKLVRICQDDSNYYSYTEIPVDCISESTKFNVVNAAHVGKPGPDLAENLGITTEDDVLFAVFSDSNDSKNANKSALCIYSLKAIRRKFMQNIKSCFNGIGQRGLDYISVNMPCVPTKLQTISEDFCGLDVNSPLGGEQAIASIPVLLSELKMTSIAVTTTSNFSVVFIGTLTGQLKKVVVESSGSAQQYALMNVDVGSRIQPDMYLDTVKYDLYLMSKHKLFKIKVYDCSVYTTCVACLSAKDPFCGWCSLENKCSPKSECQDNFKDPLSWLSYKSGKCTTITSVSPSQLQRTTARTLELMIENLPNLKEPLVCAFTFANMEKPIITNATKKRNGVNCTTPRTDLLPQIGYGKNHFNAQLSIKTSQGPDIVSTKFTFFDCSTHLSCTQCVSSQFPCDWCVEAHRCTHDTAENCRNDILVTGISRIGPSYRSGPGFCPTINVTSDGPEILVPAKSKKSVKVKVHIIGQFIVQTRFVCQFNVEGRVTSVNAQLLGDTIYCDAMDFTYAAKTPKLTATFAVIWGGSKPLDNPNNIHVVIYRCREMADSCGVCLALDDKYKCGWCSSSNTCEVEDHCGISGKVEGQEKKDWLNNQQTCPNPEIHSFDPKTGPWEGGTNITIRGINLGKKFEDVYGGIKIAGIDCMPFRELYVQTKEIVCKVDGPGVKSHRSGRVVVQISDFRGESTYDFVFVDPEITDFGPKFGPIAGGTIIKIVGKDLNTGSRVNAFLDQHPCEILSTDENEATCRTTEVGNQMQAKLRMEFDNGGREFNGDLFEYVANPSIDYVTSGDPGQTRIARGIPAGGIKIYVMGQNFFSIEKPKIYVYYRNQIFLNECKSVSNKEMHCSSPEIDLQEDDTFQSDEPLQLEYGFIMDEVKSVQNLSTKLGSKFELCPNPVYYKFEENLKHFNSEYLTINGRNLDRACKESDVIVKIGDNAICNITSLSRHQLTCRPPMNQENKKVNVKVIIGNSLEYDIGQMSYSSASILPSINNKLMTLIIASGLVIFLVIFVGLVVAYRKKTSENNRVLRNMQEQMDILELRVAAECKEAFAELQTEMTDLGGDITSGGIPYLDYRTYAMKILFPNHDDHVVLQWEKPELLRKEKGLRLFGQLVMNKTFLLLFIRTLESNRYFSMRERVNVASLIMVTLQSKLEYCTDILKTLLAELIEKCIDGKSHPKLLLRRTESVAEKMLSAWFTFLLYKFLKECAGEPLYMLFRAVKGQIDKGPVDSITHEARYSLSEEKLIRQMIEFKVLTVYASITQPPILCNNIEMIPTNTENIPVKVLDCDSVGQVKEKCLDTIYKAIPWSQRPRKEDLDLEWRTGSTGRVILYDEDSTSKTDGEWKKLNTLHHYRVNDGACLSLVPKESSIYNITLIGGDKYSEKIHKYETLNISKYVSPSPPFSRAGSPMNVDMQENSIKYWHLVKHHDSDGSKEGERVNKMVSEIYLTRLLATKGTLQKFVDDLFETIFSTAHRGSALPLAIKYMFDFLDDQAVLHGIIDPEVVHTWKSNSLPLRFWVNLIKNPNFVFDIHKSNIVDSCLSVVAQTFMDSCSTSDHRLGKDSPSSKLLYAKDIPSYRDWVERYYKDIREMAAISDQDMNAMLAEESRLHTTEFNTNCALHELYQYAVKYNEQLTVTLEEDEFSQKQRLAYKLEQVHCIMSGE